The stretch of DNA TATGTCGATCAAAAGGGAAGTTGTATCCCCTGACGACTCAGTACAAAGCGCAATAGAACTCATGGTGGATCACGATCAGGGAAGTGTAATTGTGATCGACGATGCAGAACATGTTCTGGGAATTTTCACAGAGCGTGACGTGCTGCGCCATTATCTTACACACCAGACTAAGTTTCTGTATCTCAAGGTCTCGGAAGTCATGAGTGCTCCAGTCGCTACAGTCTCTGAGGACACGCCTATCCAAGAAGCTCTGGAAATGATGACCTCTAAGAATATACGCCGTCTTCCGGTAGTGGACTCTGAAGGAAGAATGATCGGTTTCCTCTCTTGGAAAGAACTCTTTGCCAAGTTCCGCAGAGAGCACTCAACTTAAACCCCTTCTTTTGAATTTTATTCTGATTTTTGCTCTTCTGCAGAAAGATTTATGGGACTGCAGTTGCTTGATGAATCAAGTGATTACTGCGGGGAGCTCATGATTCCGAGCAAGTTACTTTTTGGGAAGTATTTCTCTATCCTGCACAGGCAGGAGCAGAAGCATCTGAACCACATCATGCAGGAATACGGATTGACTTCATTCAGTTATCCTCTTCTTGTTTATCTATATCACAATGAAGGTCTGAATCAGAGAAAATTATGCGATATACTTTCACTTGATGAATCTCTTGCCACCCGCACAATGCGGACTCTGGAAACTGAGGGATATATCGTACGTGAAAGGGATCTGAAAGATCAGCGGTCTTACACGCTTATGCTGACCGACAGCGGTAAGAAAATCGCTGCACTGCTGGAGGAAGAGATTGTCAAATGGTGGTCGGAAGTTCTCAATCCCTTGGATGAGACATCGCTTGCAATTCTTTCAGCGCAGATGGATAAAGTTTCTCAGAGGGCAATAAATCTGAATCGGGCTAGAATTGATTCAAAAAAAGTGGATAAATAATTTATAAAAATTAACAAAAGATCAGACGACATTTTGAGGCCTGCCGTCCAGCCAAAGCTGGATATTGTCCATTGCAATCTCTGCTCTTTTCATCATAGATTCTTCAGTGGCAAATGCAATATGAGGTGTAGCCACTACGCCGGGGGCATTCAGAAGCGGGTGCTCCGGGGGAATCGGAGGTTCCATTTCGAAAACATCAATCCCTGCACCTGCCAGACGGCCTTCTCTGAGGGCCTCAGCCAGAGCATGCGAGTCTACTATTGCTCCTCTGGCAGTGTTTATGAAAACAGCAGAGGGCTTCATGAGTCTAATTTTATCTCCATCGATAAGATTCTTGGTTTCAGGAGTGGAAGGTAGATGAAGAGATATGATATCACAGGTTGAAAGCAGGTGATCCAGGCTGACAAATGAAACGTGCGGAAGATCTTTCACGCTGCGGTTGTATGCATAAACTTCACATCCAAACGCATCTGCTATTTTTGCTACTCTGCTTCCAATGGCTCCGGCGCCAATAACTCCAAACTTCTTGCCTTCTAATTCATGCCCGGTAAGACACTTCCCGGTGCCTTCTTCTCTTACGGCGCAGTTGCATTCAATTATCTTTCTGTAAATATCAATAATCATTCCAAAAACCAAATCAGCAACAGCCGCGGTGGAATATCCGGCGCAATTGCATACCAGAATGCCTCTCTCTTTACAGTATTCAACATCAACATGATCTGTGCCTGTGAAAGCCACGCAGATCATTTTCAGATGCGGACATTTTTCTATGACCTCTTTTCTGTAAGGAAAATTTGAGAGAACAACAGCATCTGCATCTTTAGAACGCTCTATGAGTGTCTGCAGATCTTCTTTTCTGTCATCGTATGCTGTTATTTCCATCCTGTTCTGAACTGCGGACTCTGCAAGGCTTAGAAGTTTTTCCTTGGAAATTCCCAGAGGCTCTAAAATTACCAGCTTCGTCATCTTCAATAAGTATGGTCTCAGCGGTTATTCTAAATTTCTGAAGTATTGAAAAAGACAAACTCAAAAAGGCAGTGTGGGGGAACTTCCCCATTTCTTAAGGAGAAATGGGGGCGGAGTTGACTTAATGAGCTATACATTGGATGTAATATCCAATATTTATATCTATTTATGGCTTTTACTTTGCTCACCATGTTTTTCCATAGTAAGCTACAATTCTCAATTACTGATTAATATTCCTTCCATCCATATGTGAATGTGGGTATCAGACAGAAGAATGTTTGAGCTCGAGACATTTATTAATTTCTGTTGGGAGGAATAACATGAGCTATGATCTGATGGTATTTGAAATATCAAAAGCCCCGAAAACTAAAAAAGAGTTTCTGGACTGGTATGAAAAACAAACCCAATGGTCGGAAGATCACAGTTACAGCGACCCTGAAGCAGCATCTCCAGCTTTGAAAGACTGGTATGCAAAAATGAAAAAGACATTTCTGCCGATGAATGAAAACAGCTCAGCGGACGAAAATCTAGACGAGGATGAGGAATCATATCTGACTGATTATTCAATCGGCAGCAGCGTAATCTATACAGCGTTTTCATGGGCACGGGCTGAAGAAGCATATACACTGACAACCTCATTGGCACAGAAATGCGGCGTAGGTTTCTTTGATGTCAGCGGAGACGGGGACATAGTGCTGCCGGACGGAAGCGAGATTGACTGAGGATCTGAAATGGCACAGGAATCATATAAGCAGAATCTTCATGAGAAAGCCGAGTTTCAGCGTACATTTCAGATACAGCTTCTTTTTGAAGAAAATGGCGTCAGGCCTTCAACAGAAAATATCCTTGCGGAGATGGAGAAGACCTTCGGCAAAGTCGACCTCATCTCTGCAGGAAGCCTGACTGCATTCGGCATCCGCAAGTATCCTGTTGAGTATAAGGATCATCAGGCTGTGCCGGCTCAGCTTCTCATCTCTGATTTTGAGCCTTTTGACAAAAACAGCATAACTGCCTTGGAAAAGAGCCAGCTTTGGGACTGCCCCGATGCGGAGCCCCTGCTAGATAACTGCCGGTATAAACTGATGCTGTCTGACTTCATGGCCTCAGGATTGGATTATAAATGCAGATGCGAAATGCTGGCAGACTGGCTGGAAACAATGCTGAGACTATTTCCCGACTGCACTGCTGTCTGGACTCCTTCCAGCGGCAAGCTTCTCAGGCGGAAGAAGATTTTAGAAAACCCTGTTGGAGGAGCAGGCAGATTTCTGCTTTTCGGAGTGAATGCCAGATTCTTCAACATAGAAGGAACCGAGGATATGATTGTAGACACTCTTGGTCTGTATGCAGTCGGACTTCCTGACATACAATATCATTTTCACGGCTTAGATCCTAACAAGGTTGTAAATCATGCGTATAATGTAGCCTCGTACATCTTCGAGAATGACGCACCGATTAAAAGCGGTGAAACGATAGATGGTATTTCTGAAATTGGAATCGACCGCGGCGTCAGGTGGAAATGCCAGTATGAGATGGGTCTGATCCAGCCTTCAAGGGAAGTAATGGATATCTGTCCTGGAGAATATGCATCTGGCACCAGAGAATAAAATCTTGAGCAGAATGCTCTCAAAACTGGTGAATCTGCAGAAATTAAAAAAAGGAGAGGACTCAGTCCTCTAATGTTGAAAGGTCGCCTACCGGCTGTCCAAGTTCCTGAGCTTTCAGAACTCTGCGCATGATCTTGCCGCTGCGGGTCTTAGGCAGAGTAGTTACAAACTCCATTTCTCTTGGATATGCATAGTATGCAAGGCGGGTTTTGACGAAGTTGGTGATTTCTTTCTTAAGTTCATCGCTTCCTTCATATCCTGGACGAAGCATGACAAAAGCTTTCACGATCTCTCCTCTGAGAGCGTCAGGCTTTCCGATTACTCCAGCTTCTGCTACGGCAGGATGTTCGATCAAAGCAGATTCAACTTCGAACGGGCCTACGCGTTCCCCAGATGTCTTGATAACATCATCAGATCTGCCAAGGAACCAGAAGTATCCGTCTTCGTCTTTGAATGCCAGATCCCCCGAGATATACCATCCCGGGACTCTGAAGTATTCTTTAAACTTTGGAGTGTTGCGCCAGATTCCCAGCATCATCGACGGCCAGCCTGGTCTGACCGCAAGATATCCCTCGGTCTTTGGAGGCACTTCGTTGCCGTTTTCGTCTACTACTGAAGCTGTAACTCCTGGAATCGGCTTACCCATTGAACCGGGTTTAATCGGCATGCACGGGTAGTTGCAGACCATATGAGCGCCTGTTTCCGTCTGCCACCATGTATCATGAATGCGGTGGTTCAGGACCCTGTCTCCCCATTTCACTACTTCTGCGTTGAGTGGTTCTCCGACAGAGCAGATGTGCCTGAGGCGGGAAAGGTCGTATTTTTCAACGATTTCATCGCCAGCATTCATCAGCATTCTCAAAGCAGTCGGGGCTGTGTACCAGACTGTGATGCCGTATTTCTCGAGCAGATTGTACCAGACATCGGCATCAAAGCGGCCTTCATATGATACGATTGTAACTCCGAGATACCACGGAGCCAAGACACCGTATGATGTACCCGTAACCCATCCTGGGTCGGCTGTACACCAATATGTATCATCTTCATTAAGATCCAGAATCATTTTGGCAGTATATGCCTGCTGAATCATGGCCTTGTGTCCATGGAGGACTCCTTTCGGCTTTCCAGTTGATCCAGATGTGTAATGGATGACATACGGATCTGAAGGCTGCATAGATACTGTTTTAAAGCATGAATCTCCGGAAGCCACGACATCGTCAAACTTCACGGTTATGTCTCCAAGATCAGCGTTGTCTCCGACAATAATGATCTTTTCAATATCCACAAGATCGTCCAATACAGGCTCTATTCTCTTGTAGAGATATGGAGATGTGATGACATACTTAGCTCCACAGTCTAAAGCACGGTCTTTGAAAGCTTCTGGACCAAGGGCTGAGAATAACGGGCTTGCCATTGCACCCATCTTGGTGACTCCGATCAGAGAAATATACAGCTCTGATGTACGGTCGAGATAGATGAATACACGGTCACCTATCTCAGCACCAAGCTTGGTGAGACCTGAAGCCAGCTTGCTACTTATCTCAGCTATTTCGCCAAAAGTATACTTGCGTACTTCATTATTGGCAGTGATCGAATAGAGTGCAATCTTGTTTCTTCTCCAGTTAGATGCGTGCCTGTCAATTGCTTCGTGGGCTACGTTGTAGACTCCCCCCTCCGACCAGCTGAATTCCTTGTCGACGGAGGCCCATGCAAACTCTTTACAGGCAGTCTCATAATCCTCGAGATTACCAATTTTTCTGGGCGGTATGGTCCCTTCCATGCCAATTCTCTCCATTATATACTTCCAATGAAAAGACACACCATATAAAGCATTATCGAATTCCGTGTTCGACAATCGTAGAATCATTCACATTATGTGCCTATCTCTGCGATATACCTCAGTTATTTGTATAATTCGTAGAGATTTCTTCTTTATTCCTGCCGTCCTGCAAGCGGAAGACTTATCTCTACCTCTTTGTTTCGGGTGATTACAAACCCTAGTCATACCTACAAATGAAGGACAAAGGTGAATTAAAGCAAAGAGAGATGAAAAAGCATGTCAGTATCTAACTTGGGCACTTTCGCTGCCTTTCGAAATGTTTATAAAGGAACTAATAGTACACGCTACCCCACGTGGTGAGTACATGAAGTACACTAGATTTGAAAAGGCGCGTATCATTGGTGCCAGGTCATTACAGGTTTCTCTTGGTGCGCCAGTTCTTATCGACATTCCAGAAGGCATGATAGATCCAGTAGAGATTGCCATGCTCGAATATGATACGGATATGATCCCTATCACAGTAAAAAGAGATACATGAGGTTTTTAAATGAGTGAGGAAATTAACGCCGATTTACTGGTTCCTGAGGATATCTATCTTACTTCTGGTGTCCATATCGGTACCCAGCAAAAAAGTGCTGACATGAAGAAATTCATCTTCAAAGTCAGATCTGATGGATTGTATGTAATGGATGTCAAGCAGACAGATGCTCGTATCAGGGCAGCAGCTAAATTCTTAGCCAGATTCCCTGCAGACCGCATTTTGGTTTCTTCTGCAAGACAATATGGACAAAAGCCAGCCAAGATTTTTGGAAAAACACTTGGATGCAAAGTTTTTGCTGGAAGGTTCGTTCCCGGTACACTCACAAATCCAATACTGCCTGAGTTCATCGAACCCGCAGCCCTTCTGGTAACAGATCCAGCTGCAGATCAGCAGGCTATCGCCGAAGCTCTCAACGTTGGAATCCCAATCGTTGCTCTCTGCGATGCTAACAATGAAACAAGGAATGTTGATTTAGTCATCCCGACAAACAACAAAGGACGCCGTGCTCTCGCATGCGTTTACTGGCTCCTCACCCGTGAGATTCTCAAAGAAAAGGGAATCATCAGCAGCGATGATGAGTTCAAACTTACAATGGATGACTTTGAAGCAAGTCTTTAAAGTTTTACTACCAAGGTCAGGATTCGCATCTTGACCTTAAAAAATTCTTTTTTTTAATCTGGTTTGTTTTTCAGCAGCGCT from Candidatus Methanomassiliicoccus intestinalis Issoire-Mx1 encodes:
- a CDS encoding CBS domain-containing protein yields the protein MSTVKKYMSIKREVVSPDDSVQSAIELMVDHDQGSVIVIDDAEHVLGIFTERDVLRHYLTHQTKFLYLKVSEVMSAPVATVSEDTPIQEALEMMTSKNIRRLPVVDSEGRMIGFLSWKELFAKFRREHST
- a CDS encoding MarR family winged helix-turn-helix transcriptional regulator, translating into MGLQLLDESSDYCGELMIPSKLLFGKYFSILHRQEQKHLNHIMQEYGLTSFSYPLLVYLYHNEGLNQRKLCDILSLDESLATRTMRTLETEGYIVRERDLKDQRSYTLMLTDSGKKIAALLEEEIVKWWSEVLNPLDETSLAILSAQMDKVSQRAINLNRARIDSKKVDK
- a CDS encoding 2-hydroxyacid dehydrogenase, which codes for MTKLVILEPLGISKEKLLSLAESAVQNRMEITAYDDRKEDLQTLIERSKDADAVVLSNFPYRKEVIEKCPHLKMICVAFTGTDHVDVEYCKERGILVCNCAGYSTAAVADLVFGMIIDIYRKIIECNCAVREEGTGKCLTGHELEGKKFGVIGAGAIGSRVAKIADAFGCEVYAYNRSVKDLPHVSFVSLDHLLSTCDIISLHLPSTPETKNLIDGDKIRLMKPSAVFINTARGAIVDSHALAEALREGRLAGAGIDVFEMEPPIPPEHPLLNAPGVVATPHIAFATEESMMKRAEIAMDNIQLWLDGRPQNVV
- a CDS encoding DUF4261 domain-containing protein, producing the protein MAQESYKQNLHEKAEFQRTFQIQLLFEENGVRPSTENILAEMEKTFGKVDLISAGSLTAFGIRKYPVEYKDHQAVPAQLLISDFEPFDKNSITALEKSQLWDCPDAEPLLDNCRYKLMLSDFMASGLDYKCRCEMLADWLETMLRLFPDCTAVWTPSSGKLLRRKKILENPVGGAGRFLLFGVNARFFNIEGTEDMIVDTLGLYAVGLPDIQYHFHGLDPNKVVNHAYNVASYIFENDAPIKSGETIDGISEIGIDRGVRWKCQYEMGLIQPSREVMDICPGEYASGTRE
- the acsA gene encoding acetate--CoA ligase codes for the protein MERIGMEGTIPPRKIGNLEDYETACKEFAWASVDKEFSWSEGGVYNVAHEAIDRHASNWRRNKIALYSITANNEVRKYTFGEIAEISSKLASGLTKLGAEIGDRVFIYLDRTSELYISLIGVTKMGAMASPLFSALGPEAFKDRALDCGAKYVITSPYLYKRIEPVLDDLVDIEKIIIVGDNADLGDITVKFDDVVASGDSCFKTVSMQPSDPYVIHYTSGSTGKPKGVLHGHKAMIQQAYTAKMILDLNEDDTYWCTADPGWVTGTSYGVLAPWYLGVTIVSYEGRFDADVWYNLLEKYGITVWYTAPTALRMLMNAGDEIVEKYDLSRLRHICSVGEPLNAEVVKWGDRVLNHRIHDTWWQTETGAHMVCNYPCMPIKPGSMGKPIPGVTASVVDENGNEVPPKTEGYLAVRPGWPSMMLGIWRNTPKFKEYFRVPGWYISGDLAFKDEDGYFWFLGRSDDVIKTSGERVGPFEVESALIEHPAVAEAGVIGKPDALRGEIVKAFVMLRPGYEGSDELKKEITNFVKTRLAYYAYPREMEFVTTLPKTRSGKIMRRVLKAQELGQPVGDLSTLED
- a CDS encoding DNA-directed RNA polymerase subunit K, encoding MKYTRFEKARIIGARSLQVSLGAPVLIDIPEGMIDPVEIAMLEYDTDMIPITVKRDT
- the rpsB gene encoding 30S ribosomal protein S2, which translates into the protein MSEEINADLLVPEDIYLTSGVHIGTQQKSADMKKFIFKVRSDGLYVMDVKQTDARIRAAAKFLARFPADRILVSSARQYGQKPAKIFGKTLGCKVFAGRFVPGTLTNPILPEFIEPAALLVTDPAADQQAIAEALNVGIPIVALCDANNETRNVDLVIPTNNKGRRALACVYWLLTREILKEKGIISSDDEFKLTMDDFEASL